The following are from one region of the Paenibacillus protaetiae genome:
- a CDS encoding MarR family winged helix-turn-helix transcriptional regulator, giving the protein MTYTSTYFYNVSHANSLVINFLSMKGRSFMSDPQNEILQLILSYREVNQALFQTMLKAAQCNNVTPVQLMMLRILSESPGISLREAAETICLGSSTTSGIIDRMVKAGMVIRERGHNDRRSIMLLLSEKGEMLWQQTRDISVKMMSPLTEMPEHDRLETQRLNQRVVKILQKVREVINNESSSTSI; this is encoded by the coding sequence TTGACTTATACAAGCACATATTTTTATAATGTTTCTCATGCAAATAGTTTAGTAATAAACTTTTTATCAATGAAAGGCAGGAGTTTCATGAGCGATCCGCAAAATGAAATTCTCCAGCTTATCCTCTCGTATCGTGAAGTGAATCAAGCCCTATTCCAAACGATGCTTAAAGCGGCGCAATGCAACAATGTAACGCCGGTGCAGCTGATGATGCTTCGGATTTTATCCGAGTCGCCTGGAATCAGCCTGCGGGAGGCGGCTGAGACCATTTGTCTTGGTTCAAGTACAACCAGCGGCATCATCGATCGTATGGTAAAAGCGGGAATGGTGATTCGGGAGAGAGGTCATAACGACCGCCGTTCGATTATGCTTCTATTATCAGAGAAAGGAGAAATGCTGTGGCAGCAAACAAGAGATATCTCCGTTAAAATGATGTCTCCTCTAACTGAAATGCCGGAGCATGACCGTCTGGAAACGCAGCGTTTGAACCAAAGAGTAGTCAAGATATTACAGAAAGTAAGAGAGGTAATTAACAATGAATCAAGCAGCACCAGCATTTAA
- a CDS encoding DHA2 family efflux MFS transporter permease subunit codes for MNQAAPAFKRGPIVASLLIGAFVALLAQTILNVALPSIMDDLDIGANTAQWLSTGYLLVNGILIPISAYLIDRFTTRQLFITAVGLFTIGTIISAVAPNFGILLTGRLVQAAGAGILMPLMSLVFLTIFPVEERGKAMGMMGLAMIFAPAVGPTLSGWIVEHHSWRVLFYIVLPISLFALIYGSFSMKNVTRKSDPKLDIMGVIFSTLGFGGLLYGFSDASNDGWGSTTVIVSLVVGAVSLILFIWRELVAAKPILEFRVFKYNMFSLTTVINVIITMAMFSGMILLPIYLQQIHGFTPLKSGLLLLPGAILMGIMSPITGIIFDKIGARWLAVVGLIITAITTYEFSRLTIETSYGHIMLMYTLRMFGMSMLMMPIQTAGMNQLPRRLNAHGSAMSQTLRNVAGALGTAFLVTIMSNDTTSQVKKLVVQNQVDPSDKAKMGELTMQAMVHGINYAFVVATWMVIAALVLAFFIKKATPAEDFAPTAQASAAAPVGEKQQVATTSAE; via the coding sequence ATGAATCAAGCAGCACCAGCATTTAAAAGGGGCCCTATTGTCGCTTCCCTTTTGATTGGCGCATTTGTAGCTTTGCTGGCCCAAACGATTCTAAACGTAGCACTTCCAAGCATTATGGATGATTTAGACATCGGAGCTAACACAGCACAATGGCTGTCGACGGGCTACCTGCTCGTTAACGGTATCCTTATTCCAATCAGCGCATACTTAATCGACCGCTTTACGACAAGACAGCTGTTTATTACAGCAGTTGGCTTATTCACAATTGGTACTATTATCAGTGCCGTTGCACCTAACTTCGGCATCCTGCTTACCGGACGCCTTGTTCAAGCAGCAGGCGCCGGCATTCTGATGCCGCTTATGTCGCTTGTATTCCTGACGATTTTCCCGGTTGAGGAACGCGGTAAAGCAATGGGTATGATGGGTCTTGCCATGATCTTCGCTCCGGCAGTCGGCCCTACGTTGTCCGGCTGGATCGTCGAACACCATTCGTGGCGCGTATTGTTCTACATCGTATTGCCGATCTCGCTGTTTGCCCTTATTTACGGCTCGTTCTCGATGAAGAACGTTACACGCAAATCGGATCCGAAACTCGACATTATGGGCGTTATTTTCTCCACGCTTGGCTTTGGCGGCCTGCTGTACGGCTTTAGCGATGCCAGCAACGACGGCTGGGGAAGCACAACTGTTATTGTCAGCCTGGTTGTTGGCGCGGTTTCGCTCATTTTATTTATCTGGCGCGAACTGGTGGCTGCAAAGCCGATCCTGGAATTCCGCGTATTTAAATATAATATGTTCTCGCTGACAACGGTCATCAACGTTATCATTACGATGGCTATGTTCTCGGGCATGATTTTGCTTCCGATTTACTTGCAGCAAATCCACGGCTTTACGCCGCTCAAATCCGGTCTGCTGCTGTTGCCGGGCGCAATCCTGATGGGGATCATGTCTCCGATTACCGGTATTATTTTCGATAAAATCGGCGCACGCTGGCTTGCTGTTGTAGGCTTGATTATTACAGCAATAACAACTTACGAGTTCAGCCGTCTGACGATTGAAACTTCGTACGGCCATATTATGCTGATGTACACGCTCCGCATGTTTGGTATGTCGATGCTCATGATGCCAATTCAAACAGCCGGCATGAACCAGCTGCCGCGCCGCTTGAACGCGCATGGTTCGGCGATGTCCCAGACGCTCCGGAACGTTGCAGGCGCGCTTGGCACGGCATTCCTGGTTACGATTATGAGTAACGACACGACTTCCCAAGTGAAGAAGCTTGTGGTTCAAAACCAAGTGGATCCGTCCGATAAAGCAAAAATGGGCGAACTTACCATGCAAGCCATGGTTCACGGCATCAACTATGCATTCGTTGTCGCAACATGGATGGTCATTGCAGCTCTTGTACTTGCATTCTTTATTAAAAAGGCTACGCCTGCGGAAGACTTTGCTCCAACGGCTCAAGCTTCGGCTGCAGCTCCGGTAGGCGAAAAACAACAAGTTGCCACTACTTCTGCTGAGTAA
- a CDS encoding NCS2 family permease, whose translation MERLFRLKELGTNIRTEIMAGLTTFMTMAYILAVNPLVLSPSGLSWDSIFLATALAGGIFTICMGLFVNFPVALAPGMGLNAYFASTVIASKATDKPIDPSIGLTAVFVSGIIFLILTVTQIRQMLITAVPDSLKNAITVGIGLFIAIIGLKGSGIMTIAVSSFSDIPANTYTNVTSNETVIHIGDFTDGTVAMTVIGLILIGVLLVLRVPGAILWGILGTTVIAMLAGQVDFHDTLSGKTWVPNFSDLNFWNFDFKGMFEVGLVTVILTFTFVELFDSFGTLVGTANRAGLMKDKEKGRKNVGKAMFVDAVAVSGGAVLGTSTVTAFVESSAGVAQGGRSGLTAVTTGVCFLLSLFLAPVVALIPASATNAALIMVGVIMMQAVKEIEWSDLVYAIPAFLTISLMPLTYNIANGISFGIVTYVVLAVISNVAGKGETKYKVHWLMWILAVLIICRYIFIGAE comes from the coding sequence ATGGAACGGTTATTTCGCCTAAAAGAACTGGGCACGAACATCCGAACGGAAATTATGGCGGGTCTGACGACGTTTATGACGATGGCTTATATTTTGGCTGTCAATCCGTTGGTGCTTTCGCCATCCGGTTTGTCCTGGGACAGCATCTTCCTTGCAACTGCGCTTGCCGGCGGCATTTTCACGATTTGTATGGGCCTGTTCGTGAATTTCCCGGTTGCGCTTGCTCCAGGCATGGGGCTTAACGCTTATTTTGCATCTACGGTTATTGCTTCGAAAGCGACGGACAAGCCGATTGATCCGTCTATCGGTTTAACGGCGGTTTTTGTGTCGGGCATTATTTTCCTCATCTTGACGGTGACGCAAATTCGCCAAATGCTCATTACGGCTGTTCCGGACAGCCTGAAAAATGCCATTACGGTTGGTATCGGCTTGTTTATCGCCATTATCGGCCTCAAAGGCAGCGGCATTATGACCATCGCTGTATCGAGCTTTTCAGATATTCCGGCTAACACCTATACGAATGTAACGTCGAATGAAACGGTTATCCATATCGGCGACTTTACGGACGGAACCGTGGCGATGACGGTAATCGGCCTTATCCTGATCGGTGTGCTGCTGGTGCTTCGTGTGCCAGGCGCTATTCTGTGGGGGATTCTTGGCACAACGGTTATCGCAATGCTGGCGGGGCAAGTGGACTTCCACGATACGCTTTCCGGCAAAACATGGGTTCCGAACTTCAGCGACTTGAACTTCTGGAACTTCGATTTCAAAGGCATGTTTGAAGTAGGTCTTGTTACGGTTATCCTGACCTTTACGTTTGTAGAATTGTTCGATTCGTTTGGCACTTTGGTAGGTACGGCTAACCGTGCCGGCCTGATGAAAGATAAAGAAAAAGGCCGCAAAAACGTCGGCAAAGCTATGTTTGTGGATGCGGTTGCGGTAAGCGGCGGCGCAGTGCTTGGCACCAGCACCGTAACGGCGTTTGTCGAAAGCTCCGCAGGCGTTGCCCAAGGCGGACGTTCCGGCCTCACGGCAGTTACTACCGGCGTATGCTTCCTGCTTTCGTTGTTCCTTGCTCCGGTTGTAGCCTTGATTCCGGCTTCGGCAACGAATGCCGCGCTCATTATGGTAGGCGTAATCATGATGCAGGCCGTGAAAGAAATCGAATGGTCCGATCTAGTTTATGCGATTCCGGCATTCCTGACGATTTCGCTTATGCCTCTTACGTACAACATTGCGAACGGCATTTCGTTCGGCATCGTCACGTACGTGGTACTGGCGGTCATCTCGAATGTGGCAGGCAAAGGTGAAACCAAGTACAAAGTTCACTGGCTGATGTGGATTTTGGCAGTTCTGATCATTTGCCGCTATATCTTTATTGGTGCGGAGTAA
- a CDS encoding phosphodiester glycosidase family protein, whose translation MNPVKRLNRMMLLAATPFLGMLLWLFFSSATIELSEAAFPAVQPAAADGAAGQQSAGESEPPAAAATAKQLQDSLDQAAVTAQQTSKSIQKQIHLYNQTNADVNQMVSIAAAQAERPLQIYDNNITVKLGKPAATINSSKLKAQLFYIHAQNFEGYALKVKLKSDKAMTMALGNDQNGGAETTLHAVKRTGAAIGVNAGGFADGGGKRYPLSTTIVNGKYVNGFEASYTDLFFAGINEDNELVGGNYSSKEQLDAEHIRFGASFVPILLKHGQPQSIPVKWQTSPARAPRTVLANYKDDQLLFLVVDGYNENGSSGATLSEMQILLQRYGAVDGYNLDGAAPRPLFLTAKSSITHRTADSCAKSPLTFCSLNKSGALCASITQERFFFFTLLVETLSLLCQPFMRPIVFLSWPKNRKKND comes from the coding sequence ATGAATCCCGTCAAACGATTGAACCGTATGATGCTGCTTGCCGCCACACCGTTTCTCGGCATGCTGCTGTGGCTGTTTTTCTCAAGCGCCACTATCGAACTGTCGGAGGCCGCTTTTCCGGCGGTTCAACCGGCCGCTGCCGATGGGGCAGCCGGACAACAATCAGCCGGAGAATCTGAACCGCCGGCAGCGGCAGCTACAGCCAAACAGCTGCAGGACAGCTTAGACCAAGCGGCTGTAACCGCTCAGCAAACAAGCAAGTCGATCCAGAAGCAAATCCATCTGTACAACCAAACGAATGCCGATGTGAATCAGATGGTGTCGATAGCCGCTGCACAAGCAGAACGGCCGCTGCAAATTTACGACAACAATATTACAGTCAAGCTTGGCAAACCTGCGGCAACCATTAATTCCAGCAAGCTGAAGGCACAATTATTTTACATACATGCGCAAAACTTTGAAGGCTACGCTCTGAAAGTCAAGCTGAAGTCCGATAAAGCAATGACGATGGCGCTTGGCAATGACCAGAACGGCGGCGCGGAAACAACGCTGCATGCCGTTAAACGTACAGGCGCTGCCATAGGCGTCAATGCCGGCGGATTTGCTGACGGCGGCGGCAAACGGTACCCGCTGAGTACAACCATTGTAAACGGCAAATACGTAAACGGATTTGAAGCTTCATACACCGATCTTTTTTTTGCCGGTATTAATGAGGACAATGAACTGGTCGGCGGCAATTACTCAAGCAAGGAGCAGCTGGATGCCGAGCATATCCGGTTTGGCGCTTCGTTTGTACCGATATTGCTTAAGCATGGCCAGCCGCAGTCGATTCCGGTGAAGTGGCAGACAAGCCCTGCAAGAGCACCTCGTACCGTCCTTGCGAACTATAAGGACGATCAGCTCCTGTTCCTTGTAGTCGATGGCTACAACGAGAACGGAAGCTCAGGCGCCACGCTTTCGGAAATGCAAATTTTGCTGCAGCGGTACGGTGCGGTGGATGGCTACAATTTAGACGGGGCGGCTCCTCGACCCTTGTTTTTAACGGCAAAGTCATCAATCACCCATCGGACGGCGGACAGCTGCGCAAAATCGCCACTAACTTTTTGTTCTTTAAATAAGTCCGGCGCTCTTTGTGCTTCCATAACACAGGAGCGCTTCTTCTTTTTTACATTATTAGTGGAAACGCTGTCATTGCTGTGCCAGCCTTTTATGCGCCCAATCGTCTTCCTTTCCTGGCCAAAGAATAGGAAAAAAAATGATTGA
- a CDS encoding choice-of-anchor A family protein, with protein sequence MACINFSTANDFNVFLFSNFRLFNTSIGGRVAVGGNLDFQNQNVGVALPISTTRADLIVNGAISAVNGVNHGNTIISPTSVITAYTMTNRNNVPGQPFRDTLINFTEIQNYLQCASAGWGALVPNGTAAVAFNNITLTGTDPAFNIITLDGADVARSGVTLAGASSVNIVVPPDSTVLINVTGTSVGLGNYSVFVNGVTPSSPAAGSKIVWNFPQAAALTHGSGRYVGTILAPFAAISAAGSGELLGQLIGVSYTNFPFFTLTIVDALFTGCLPDITSCGGPSLTVTKTVEGASSFTGTPGTPIRYLVTVTNNGAIPVTNVTILDSKLGIQQSVPLIDTGESIPIVIDSEVEAGKAGTQYSNTVTVSGDQTAMISASVTITIAALPINIQLNKTASVASAVPGDQVIYTFTIVNLGNSDLLNVQLTDPAIGLSFSAPSFFEGVLTQTTFTIPAGFTAGTFENTARLTANNLPAPGFVESSESIEIVPSPIAASFRKSANVTSVLPGETIQYFFTIQNKSAGLLQSVELSDPLLDFTRQIAEISPNTTVVLNESFTVPNGTAAGTTIDNTAVLSGSFGSLTSSNTISVEGDSLLVLTKDENVEFVNPGDTIVYTIRAFNGGNTTLTDIVIFDDLAGFQTLIQSLPDGQSQDFATSVIVPQGTPSGTFITNVVVAQASGIPPVSSRVSAVVTDVPLPPAPPVPPSAPVIVVNGTVSSSTAIPGQTVTFRLEATNQSSTNARNLLLQVPLIHYTSVLEILGPGETFILSIEFTIPQGTDPGTLFTLTFIVSSITLSPQQISISVETLPFAQLSLTKTANQTEVVQGETVIFNVTGQNTGNVLLENIQFTDVAFQRESIIQRLSVGTIASSFFSTVVTETPGTVFSNTASATSNQIGKIIAADSYTVFGLLLHKQTRSSFVSIGDTIFYTVTLLNPMSIQAAGIVFRDPVSPAAAVVPGSVLLNGTPVNDSAIETGLPIPVLAPHASATVSFALKIQTEPAGGKLMNRAEASFIFAGATRQLSGTSFSNTVSVVVEEHEE encoded by the coding sequence GTGGCTTGCATAAACTTCAGCACAGCGAACGATTTTAACGTTTTCCTATTTAGCAATTTCCGATTGTTTAACACCTCGATTGGCGGCAGAGTCGCAGTAGGTGGTAATTTGGACTTCCAGAACCAGAACGTCGGCGTAGCGCTTCCGATTTCCACAACAAGGGCAGACCTCATCGTTAATGGCGCAATCAGCGCCGTTAACGGCGTCAATCATGGAAACACAATCATCAGCCCGACTTCGGTCATTACAGCCTATACCATGACGAATCGCAACAATGTACCCGGCCAGCCTTTCCGAGATACGCTTATTAACTTTACGGAAATCCAAAACTATCTGCAATGCGCATCAGCCGGGTGGGGCGCTTTAGTCCCGAACGGCACGGCTGCCGTAGCTTTTAATAATATTACGCTGACAGGTACAGACCCCGCGTTCAATATCATTACATTAGATGGTGCAGATGTTGCAAGATCGGGCGTTACACTTGCCGGTGCCAGCTCCGTCAATATTGTGGTACCGCCGGATTCTACTGTATTAATTAATGTAACGGGCACAAGCGTTGGCCTTGGCAACTATTCTGTGTTTGTGAACGGCGTAACGCCCAGCAGCCCCGCTGCCGGCAGCAAGATCGTTTGGAACTTTCCGCAAGCGGCTGCGCTTACGCATGGCAGCGGCCGTTATGTCGGAACGATTCTTGCTCCTTTTGCAGCTATAAGCGCCGCCGGCAGCGGTGAATTGCTCGGGCAGCTCATTGGCGTTTCCTATACCAACTTCCCTTTCTTTACCCTTACGATTGTTGACGCTTTATTTACCGGATGCCTGCCTGACATTACTTCATGCGGCGGACCGTCGCTTACGGTCACCAAGACAGTCGAAGGAGCATCCTCGTTTACCGGTACGCCCGGCACTCCTATTCGTTACCTTGTCACCGTTACGAATAATGGAGCCATCCCGGTAACCAACGTTACGATCCTTGATTCCAAGCTTGGCATCCAGCAATCCGTACCTCTGATAGATACCGGCGAATCAATTCCAATTGTCATTGACTCAGAGGTGGAAGCCGGAAAGGCGGGCACCCAATACTCCAATACAGTGACGGTTAGCGGCGACCAGACTGCGATGATTAGTGCCAGCGTTACTATTACAATTGCCGCTCTTCCCATTAACATCCAACTGAATAAAACAGCCAGCGTAGCTTCCGCCGTTCCTGGCGATCAAGTCATCTATACGTTTACGATTGTTAATCTCGGTAATTCCGACCTGCTGAACGTGCAGTTAACAGACCCCGCTATCGGCCTTAGCTTTAGCGCGCCGTCGTTTTTTGAAGGCGTCCTTACCCAGACTACCTTTACAATTCCTGCCGGTTTTACAGCAGGCACGTTTGAGAATACCGCCCGGCTGACCGCAAATAATTTGCCGGCACCCGGCTTTGTAGAGAGCAGCGAATCCATCGAAATTGTTCCTTCGCCTATCGCAGCAAGCTTCCGCAAAAGCGCCAATGTCACTTCTGTATTGCCCGGGGAAACGATTCAATATTTTTTTACCATTCAAAATAAATCTGCCGGATTGCTTCAATCCGTTGAGCTTAGCGATCCGTTATTAGATTTTACCCGGCAAATTGCTGAAATCAGCCCGAACACAACGGTCGTTCTCAACGAATCCTTTACCGTACCGAACGGAACGGCAGCCGGCACAACCATTGACAATACTGCTGTGCTTAGCGGTTCCTTCGGTTCCTTAACAAGCAGCAATACAATAAGCGTGGAAGGCGATTCCCTTCTTGTGCTGACCAAGGATGAAAATGTCGAATTCGTCAACCCCGGCGACACGATCGTGTATACGATCAGAGCTTTTAACGGCGGCAATACAACGTTGACCGATATTGTTATTTTCGATGATCTGGCCGGCTTTCAGACTTTAATCCAATCGCTGCCTGACGGCCAGTCGCAAGATTTTGCCACTTCGGTTATCGTGCCGCAAGGAACTCCCTCCGGCACATTTATAACCAATGTCGTAGTTGCTCAGGCCAGCGGGATTCCCCCGGTCAGCTCCAGAGTTTCCGCTGTCGTTACCGACGTGCCTCTTCCTCCCGCTCCGCCAGTTCCGCCGTCGGCACCTGTCATTGTTGTAAATGGCACCGTCAGCTCCAGTACTGCCATTCCCGGGCAAACCGTTACCTTCCGTCTGGAAGCAACGAACCAGTCCTCGACTAACGCCCGCAACTTATTGCTGCAAGTGCCGCTGATCCATTACACGTCCGTCTTGGAAATTTTGGGACCAGGTGAAACCTTTATATTATCTATCGAGTTCACTATTCCGCAAGGCACCGATCCGGGAACTCTGTTTACGTTAACCTTTATAGTCAGCTCCATCACCTTGTCGCCGCAGCAAATATCCATTTCGGTCGAAACTTTGCCGTTTGCGCAGCTTTCATTAACCAAAACAGCCAATCAAACGGAAGTCGTTCAAGGCGAAACCGTTATATTTAATGTGACCGGACAAAACACCGGCAATGTTTTGCTTGAAAATATTCAGTTTACAGATGTTGCATTCCAACGAGAGTCCATAATTCAGCGGTTATCGGTCGGCACGATCGCAAGCTCATTCTTCAGCACAGTCGTAACAGAAACGCCCGGCACCGTATTCTCCAATACCGCATCGGCAACCTCAAACCAGATCGGAAAGATCATCGCTGCCGACTCCTATACCGTCTTCGGCCTGCTGCTGCACAAGCAGACACGCTCATCCTTCGTTTCCATCGGCGACACTATTTTTTACACCGTTACTCTGCTGAATCCGATGTCCATACAAGCCGCCGGCATCGTGTTCCGCGATCCGGTATCTCCAGCTGCAGCCGTTGTCCCCGGTTCCGTCCTTCTAAACGGGACGCCTGTTAACGATTCAGCGATAGAAACCGGGCTCCCAATCCCCGTGCTTGCCCCACATGCGTCGGCAACCGTATCCTTCGCGTTGAAAATTCAGACGGAGCCGGCTGGCGGAAAACTGATGAACCGAGCGGAAGCCTCCTTCATATTCGCCGGAGCTACCCGTCAGCTTAGCGGAACATCATTTTCCAATACCGTGTCCGTTGTGGTGGAGGAACATGAAGAATAA
- the guaA gene encoding glutamine-hydrolyzing GMP synthase → MTKPQEIIVVLDFGGQYNQLIARRIRDLGVYSELLPYNTPVERIRELQPKGIVFSGGPASVYEENSPLVDPAIYDLGIPIFGICYGMQLMSHQLNGKVERAGKREYGKAEVEFTEGSMFTQGLESSQTVWMSHGDHVVELPAGFKVDASTDHAPIAAMSHEQRRFYAVQFHPEVRHSVYGNEMIRNFLYNVCGCEGNWTMESFIEDTIREIRQQVGDKKVLCALSGGVDSSVVAILLHKAIGDQLTCMFIDHGLLRKGEAEGVMETFVGKFDMKVVKIDARERFLGKLKGVDDPEKKRKIIGNEFIYVFDEESAKFDDFAFLAQGTLYTDIVESGTATAQTIKSHHNVGGLPEDMKFKLVEPLKALFKDEVRKVGEECGLPAEIVWRQPFPGPGLAIRVLGEVTEDKLHIVRESDAILRDEIAKAGLDREIWQYFTALPGMKSVGVMGDARTYSYTVGIRAVTSIDGMTADWARIPWDVLEKISVRIVNEVENVNRVVYDITSKPPATIEWE, encoded by the coding sequence ATGACTAAACCACAAGAAATCATCGTTGTGCTCGATTTTGGAGGACAATATAACCAGCTGATCGCACGCCGCATTCGCGATTTGGGCGTATACAGCGAGCTGCTGCCATACAACACGCCGGTTGAGCGGATCCGCGAACTGCAGCCGAAAGGCATCGTGTTCTCGGGAGGACCGGCTAGCGTATATGAAGAAAACTCGCCGCTTGTTGATCCGGCGATTTATGATCTCGGCATTCCGATTTTCGGTATTTGCTACGGCATGCAGCTGATGTCGCATCAGCTGAACGGCAAGGTGGAACGCGCGGGCAAACGCGAGTACGGCAAAGCGGAAGTGGAATTTACGGAAGGAAGCATGTTTACGCAAGGGCTGGAAAGCAGCCAGACGGTATGGATGAGCCATGGCGACCATGTCGTAGAGCTGCCTGCCGGCTTTAAAGTGGACGCGAGCACGGACCATGCGCCAATTGCGGCGATGAGCCATGAGCAGCGCCGGTTTTATGCAGTGCAGTTCCACCCGGAAGTGCGCCATTCCGTATACGGCAATGAGATGATCCGCAACTTCCTGTACAATGTGTGCGGCTGCGAAGGCAACTGGACGATGGAATCCTTTATTGAGGACACCATCCGGGAAATCCGCCAGCAAGTTGGCGACAAGAAGGTGCTTTGCGCCTTGTCCGGCGGCGTGGATTCTTCGGTTGTAGCTATCCTGCTTCACAAAGCGATCGGCGATCAGCTAACTTGCATGTTTATCGACCACGGCCTGCTCCGCAAAGGCGAAGCGGAAGGCGTGATGGAGACGTTTGTCGGCAAATTTGATATGAAAGTTGTCAAAATCGATGCGCGCGAACGGTTCCTCGGCAAGCTGAAAGGCGTAGACGATCCCGAGAAAAAACGGAAAATTATCGGTAACGAGTTTATATATGTATTTGACGAAGAGTCGGCTAAATTTGACGATTTCGCGTTCCTTGCGCAAGGCACGCTGTATACCGATATCGTCGAAAGTGGCACCGCTACGGCGCAAACGATCAAATCGCACCATAACGTCGGCGGGCTGCCGGAAGATATGAAGTTCAAGCTGGTTGAACCGCTGAAAGCTTTGTTCAAGGACGAAGTGCGCAAAGTCGGCGAAGAATGCGGACTGCCTGCCGAAATCGTATGGCGTCAGCCGTTCCCGGGACCGGGCCTTGCGATTCGTGTACTTGGCGAAGTGACGGAGGACAAGCTTCATATCGTTCGTGAATCCGACGCGATTTTGCGCGACGAGATTGCCAAAGCGGGTCTGGACCGCGAGATCTGGCAATACTTCACGGCATTGCCTGGCATGAAGAGCGTTGGCGTTATGGGCGATGCGCGTACGTATTCGTACACCGTCGGCATCCGCGCCGTCACCTCGATCGACGGCATGACCGCCGACTGGGCGCGCATTCCGTGGGACGTGCTCGAAAAAATCTCCGTGCGTATCGTCAACGAAGTCGAGAATGTCAACCGCGTCGTGTATGACATTACGTCCAAGCCACCGGCAACGATCGAGTGGGAATAG